One Aegilops tauschii subsp. strangulata cultivar AL8/78 chromosome 2, Aet v6.0, whole genome shotgun sequence genomic window, ACTGCAAATTACATGAGCCAGCCAGCCACACGGTACTGTTGCTATGAATCCTCCTCGCAAGACGATGACCCTGCATGTTCATATATTGTGGCGATCGGTCAAGAGTACTTTTATCGGCGATGGGATCAAAGAGTGTACTTGATCAAGACTGTTGTGCGGCGACTGAGGCTAATAAAGTGAGCTGGACCTGCACTTTAAAATTTATCCCCAAATCTGCCAATTGCCACCTGCTTTTGAGCCCAATGAAGTGTAGTTATGTAGTTATGTTGACACTTATCAAGTACTGCCAGACTCAAGTATAGCCCGATGAGCTATGTAAGGAGTGATCCAATTTGGAATGAAAGTTATCAAGTACTGCACTTCACATACTTATCGCCAAATCTGCCAACTGTCACCTGCTTTCGAGCCCAATGGATTGGAGTTATGTTGACGCTAACTGAGAATACTAGCAAGTATACTACCAATGCACTGAGGTAGTATCACTATGGTGGAGAGGGAAGGCGTCTATATATGAAGCCATAGCCATGCTAATTGAAGAATAAATCTAACTAATAGCATTATCGCACACTACTGATAACAATGCCAATTATGTTCATCTCCACATTGATCATTCTGCTTGTTCCAATTTGCTTGTATCTCAGGGCTAGTTGTAGATCAAAGAACCCACCAGTGCTTCCCACAAACTGGCCAATGCTGCACATGTTCCCTTCCTTCATAGCCAACCTCCACAACTTGTATGACTATTACACCCTGGTCCTCGCCAGATCAGGCCACAACTTCAGGGTGCATGGACCACCTGGGACCGGGATGCGCTTCTTCATCACATGCAACCCTCCGAACGCCCGGCACATCTTGACGACGAACCACGCCAACTTCCCCAAGGGCACGGAATTCGCTGATATCTTCAACATCATGGGTGGCAGCCTCTTCACCATCGACGGTGAGTCGTGCCGCCAACAACGCGCCAAAGCCAAGAGCATCCTCAGCAGCCCGAGGATCATTTCCAGTATGGCGGTCTACCTCTATGGCAAGGTGGAGAACAACCTCCTCCCATTGTTCACTCGGATGGCGATCACTGACACTTCATTCGACATGCATGAATTGATGTCGAGGCTTATGTTTGACCTGGCTGCTATGCCTCTCTTCGGTGTGGATCCTGGCCTCCTATCCTTAGACATGCCGCCCATGGACGCAGCGGTTGCCCTGGACACGGTGATGGAGGTGGGCTTTTTTAGGCTCATGATGCCAGCTTATTGCTAGAAGTTGATGAGGTGGCTAAACATCGGCTCTGAGAGAAAGCTCGACACGGCACGCATGGTGCTGCGAGAGATCATCGGGGAGATGATGCAAAAGAGGAAGATCACCACATGTCGTTTTGGACATGGCAAGGAACAAGAGAGTGTGGATATTATTCCTTCCTTCCTCGAAGACCCAGACTACGCCAATGCTGACTTGCTCCGTGCGATTATCATTAGCTACATGCTTGCTGCGAGGGACACAATTGCAACAACCCTAACATGGATCTTCTGCGACCTCGCCCAAAATCCTGACATCGTGTCAATCATCCGCAACGAACTTTCACCCATTGCATCACGCAAAGTAGCATTAGGGGCATCTACCCCAGTGATCTTTGAGCCAGACGAGACCAAATCTCTAGTATATTTGACAGCCACTTTGTATGAGACTCTTAGACTGTACCCACCGGCGCCTGTCTTGCTCAAGAAGGTGGCCGTAGATGACATCATGCCGAGTGGCCATGAGGTGCATGCCGGTGACACCATTTTTGTTTCCGTCCACTCCATGGGGAGAATGGAGGGTGTGTGGGGTAAAGACTGCTTCGACTATAACCCACGTAGGTGGCTCTCAGATGATGACAACAACCTGAGGTACATACCATCTCACAAGTTCTTGGCCTTCAATGCTGGCCCGAGGATGTGCCTCGGCAAGGACATTGCACTTATGCAAATGAAGACTGTCATTGCTACAGCTGTGTGGAACTTCGATGTGAAGGTGGTGGAAGGGCAAAGCATCCAGCCTAAGCCGTCCATTATACTGGAGATGAAAAATGGGCTCATTGTTAAGTTGAAGAAGCGAGAAATGTAATAGACTCTCGTTGTATGTAAATGTACTTGCCGACCACTAGGACAGTTTTACACTGCCCATAACCACATTATAGTTGAATAATAAAGGCATGCATGCGTCAAAATTTGTATTTCTTTTACGAAAAACAACCAATGTACTACCATTTTTTACTCGTGCTGTATGAGACACGGTATAGAAGCATCGAGACATGGTGTTTCCTCCATATTGTATACGACTATCTACATGTGACATGTTGCTGGTACTTGGAAGTGACCCAACCAGCTCAAAGTTGCATGTACGGGTGCCTAGCAGAATAACGGAACCAATTGATCGGTGAAAGAACAGTCTTCCTTCAGATCTTGGCTGGTAACTAATACACAACTTGCCAGCATCTAGACCTCACCGGTATACTCCAGTTCAACATCATAGCGGTTATGCTCGCTATACTTGTTGAACACGCTAAAGTGACTGGACAAATTAGTGGTGTAATTCATCATTTAGTAGTAGATAGTTTATCCATTCTACAGTATGTGAACGACACCATTTTCTTTCAGGATAAAGCAAGAAACCTCAAGCTCATTCTATGCTTTGCCTTTGAGGATCTTTCGAGTCTTCAAATTTCTATAAGAGTGAACTTTTCTGCTTCGAAGAGGCTACAGACTCGCGTTCAAGTACGCGAAGATCTTAATTGAACTGGAAGAAACAATTCCATTACTTTATTTTCTTCCTGATCACAAACTGTTTTATGGTCTTCCTAGGAAGCCTGTAGCCTTGCGTGCTCTTTAAATCATGCAATTCCTACAGAATAAGCACTTCATCGAACCTTATGTTGTGATCCACCAATGGCAAATATATTTTTACAAGACTAATATCTTTCATTGGAATTCGGCTTACATTTTCATGCAAAATATCCTCTTTCATGTATATAACTTTATCATAACATTTGTGGTGTATATAAAAATATATCATTTGTAGTAGCATCGTATAAAAAACTTGGTTTATTATTTAAACAGTTTTGACACACTAAATATGCTGCCCTCGCACGAGGGCCACCCTGCTAGTTGAAGTAAAAAATGAAATATAACAAAACAGTGAATAGCGAACAAGCTGATAACTAAAACCCAAAATATTTAAAAGCTAAAGGATGAAATAAAATAACAAGAGAAGATAtggaaaaataaataaagtaTACAAAAGGGCGGAATAGATGTGCAGATCATGCTTTTAGTGCACCAGTGCACATCATGTGCTCATCTCTCTTAATAAATCAAATGTTTTGAATATTAAATTGTGCCGATCGATGCGATCTCATCCGGCATCCAGCTAGCAATTAAGAAAAGGCAATGAATTTGCCTCTGTTATTTTTCTAAGGCATTTATTTCCTCGTGCTCGGCACTTTGTCCTTTTGATTAACAAAAAATTGCCATAAAGCTATCCTCAACCACTGCATTTGGAATAATGGAAGTTGTATCATTCAACCACACACTGTACTGTTTAGTGAATGGAATGGAATTTTTCATGAAAGTTCGTACCTAAACCAAATACACCGTTGTTTTGCATACATCTCCTCACGTGTAGTAGGTAAGTTTGATTTCCAGATCCCAACCAATCCCATGTCCTGTGCTGCATATCTGATCCATAAATACGGATGATCCGTGTATAAACTGAATGTCAACTGACTGATTAGTACTAAACTTGCGGCTGGTTACTAGCTAGCTCCCAGCTGCATGACATGGAGGTAACAATTTCAAGCATTTCTTTCGTTTCCCTAGCCCTAGTACTCCTCCTTTGGTTTTTTCATCCCAAGCCCAACAAGCATTTGCGGCCTCCCGGGCCATGGACCCTACCGATCATCGGCAGCCTCCACCACGTATTCGGCGTCCTCCCGCACCGCATCATGGCGGAGCTATCTCGCCGGCATGGCCCACTGATGTTCCTCAGACTCGGCGAGGTCCCCACCGTGGTGGTCTCGAGCGCGGAGATGGCGGAGGTGGTGATGAAGAGCAAGGACCTCATGTTCGCCTCGCGACCGCGCGGTGTGACACTGGACGTCATAGGTTATGGCAGCGGCATAGGCATCATCTTTGCCCCCTATAGCGACCGCTGGCACCAGGCGCGCAAGGTCTGCACCATGGAGCTCCTGAGCGCGAAGCAGGTTATTAATTTGCATACACCATCTTTTTGGGGGAAAATGCCAGCACCTAACTAGTTTGCGATAAAGCATGAGTGTTGATAGATAGAAGTGGACAATATGTTTCTAACACAGGTGAAGCGTATGGAAGGCATCAGGTCCGAGGAGGTCAGCAACCTCCTTAGTTCCATCACCACCTCGATTGGCACAACTATCAACCTCACGGAGAAGTTGTCGGCACTCATGAACGATGTCATTGCGCGGGCGGTGTTCGGAGGCAAGTGTGCACAGCAAGGTGAGTACCTCCGGGAATTGGAAAAAGTCACTGCATTGGTGGGAGGCTTCTCGCTCGTAGACCTATTCCCGTCGTCGCGGCTGGTGCGGCTGCTGAGCTCCGGGGAGCGACGGATGAGGAGGAGCTATGGACGAATCCAGTGCatcatctccaacatcattgAGCAACGCAAGGAGATGCGCGCTGCAGTCAGCTCCAACGACGAGGAGGACTTGCTGGACGTGCTGCTCAGGCTGCACAAGGAGGACTCCTTGCCATATCCACTAACTTTAGAGGCAATAGGCGTCATCATATTTGTGAGTATTGTTTGCCATGTCCTCTCCTCACTTTGTTGGAAATATACGTTTTATCTATATTTTTTCATTATTGAAGCTAAATATGTATGTGAGTATAACCTAGAACAATTGTTCGTAGGACTTGTTCGCGGGTGGCACCGAGACCTCTGGAATAACATTGGAGTGGGCTATGTCAGAGCTCTTGAAAAATCCCGAAAATATGAGAAAGGTACAACTAGAGGTTCGACAAGTGGTAGGTGGGCAACAATCTGTCATAAATAACAATGACCTTCATGACCTCCACTACATGAGAATGGTGATCAAGGAGGTCTTGAGGTTGCATCCCCCCGCTCCTCTACTCCCCCGAAGGGCAAGAGAAGACTGCGAAATCATGGGATATAAAATTCCTGAGGGCACCAATGTACAAGTTAATATATTCGCGATTTGTCGGGATTGCAGATATTGGGATGCCCCTGAAGCATTTAAGCCAGAGAGGTTCAAAGAGAGCAACATAGATCACAAGGGGACACATTTTGAGTTCACACCTTTCGGGGCTGGGAGACGGCAATGTCCTGGAATGTTGTTCGGCACATCAACCGTGGAGATCGCATTAGCAAACCTTCTACACCATTTTGACTGGGTGTTCCCTGATGGGCCTAATCCGGGGTCGTTGGACATGTCTGAGAAGTTCGGGATCAATGTACGTAGAAAGTTCGATTTAGAGCTTAGAGCAACCCCATATGTGCTCTCCAAAGCTGCGTAGATCCATGGACCTGCTGGGGACGCATGGAAGAATTGGCTCGCTCATAGGCTCCCTCCTCTAGTTGCCCTCTCTGCTCTCTCGACCAACCTTCTGTTGATTTCCTTGGTCCTCTTCTTTGTAATGCATCCGTCTTTGGGCCCCTTTCAGTGAAAATCCATGTGGGGAACCTCTCCCCCAGGTGAATATTCGAATAAAAAATGTGTCTCACGTTGAACTTCTATACAGTCAAGCAAGAGAAGCTCACTCAAATACTTGTGTGACATTGACTTTATGCATGGGCCTTTACACACGTTGAAATGAAATTATTTCACCTTTTAACTTATCCGTACTACTATTCCACAGGCAATAGAAAAAAATTGTGATCAGTCGATTTCAAATAGAGGAAACATCATGAGAGA contains:
- the LOC109781177 gene encoding noroxomaritidine synthase 2-like; the encoded protein is MEMDRKEVVDLWKTLHNSRSRACSLQVTEAWTNDVPTFLVSSLMADCARASCRSKNPPVLPTNWPMLHMFPSFIANLHNLYDYYTLVLARSGHNFRVHGPPGTGMRFFITCNPPNARHILTTNHANFPKGTEFADIFNIMGGSLFTIDGESCRQQRAKAKSILSSPRIISSMAVYLYGKVENNLLPLFTRMAITDTSFDMHELMSRLMFDLAAMPLFGVDPGLLSLDMPPMDAAVALDTVMEVGFFRLMMPAYC
- the LOC141041900 gene encoding noroxomaritidine synthase-like translates to MRWLNIGSERKLDTARMVLREIIGEMMQKRKITTCRFGHGKEQESVDIIPSFLEDPDYANADLLRAIIISYMLAARDTIATTLTWIFCDLAQNPDIVSIIRNELSPIASRKVALGASTPVIFEPDETKSLVYLTATLYETLRLYPPAPVLLKKVAVDDIMPSGHEVHAGDTIFVSVHSMGRMEGVWGKDCFDYNPRRWLSDDDNNLRYIPSHKFLAFNAGPRMCLGKDIALMQMKTVIATAVWNFDVKVVEGQSIQPKPSIILEMKNGLIVKLKKREM
- the LOC141041471 gene encoding desmethyl-deoxy-podophyllotoxin synthase-like, yielding MEVTISSISFVSLALVLLLWFFHPKPNKHLRPPGPWTLPIIGSLHHVFGVLPHRIMAELSRRHGPLMFLRLGEVPTVVVSSAEMAEVVMKSKDLMFASRPRGVTLDVIGYGSGIGIIFAPYSDRWHQARKVCTMELLSAKQVKRMEGIRSEEVSNLLSSITTSIGTTINLTEKLSALMNDVIARAVFGGKCAQQGEYLRELEKVTALVGGFSLVDLFPSSRLVRLLSSGERRMRRSYGRIQCIISNIIEQRKEMRAAVSSNDEEDLLDVLLRLHKEDSLPYPLTLEAIGVIIFDLFAGGTETSGITLEWAMSELLKNPENMRKVQLEVRQVVGGQQSVINNNDLHDLHYMRMVIKEVLRLHPPAPLLPRRAREDCEIMGYKIPEGTNVQVNIFAICRDCRYWDAPEAFKPERFKESNIDHKGTHFEFTPFGAGRRQCPGMLFGTSTVEIALANLLHHFDWVFPDGPNPGSLDMSEKFGINVRRKFDLELRATPYVLSKAA